Genomic window (Parabacteroides sp. FAFU027):
CTATAGCCGACAAAACACGACTCTTTATCCGTTTTCGCAAAACGCATAAAAACAGATATATTTGTATTGCTCATCTTAATCTCAAAACCTTAATATCACGAAAAATGCACCCTGGAAGAATTCTCCGGATTATCCTTTTTATATGTAGTTTTCTGCACTTTGCCCTGCATGCCGAAAACCAACCGACCATTGAACGCATTACGTCAAATGAAGGCCTCTCCCACAATACCATTCGAAATATTATTCAGGATAAAACAGGCTTCATCTGGCTGGGAACCATGAATGGCGTGGACAGATATGATGGCAACCGTTTCAAAAGCCTGAAACCGGAAGCAGGAAACATCAATTCACTTTCAAGTGGTAAGATTATGAGTCTTTACCAGGATAGCCGCGGCTATATCTGGGTGCGAACCAACACTGATATTTTCCAATGTTACAATCCCAGTCTGGAACGTTTTGTCCCGTTGTTTGACAACAAGGTCGCTTCTTCCGTGAACTATTCTTTCCTCTACGAGGATAAGCAAAAGGATATCTGGCTCGGTAGTAACGACTCCGGTTGCATTCGGGTTACATTTACCGATGGCAAAATCATTTCCCGAAAATATTCTACATCTGAAAAAAGCCAACATTTGCCTTCTGATAATGTACTGGATATTTTCGGGGACAGCCGTCATCATACCTGGATTTTAACGGGAAACGGGCTTGTTATGCTCGAAAATGGCCATACAAAAGTCGTCCGCAGAAATGGGCTACAACTTCAGTATATTAAAGCTTTCGAACAAAATAACTGCGTCTTTTTCGTCACAAAAAACGGGAAGATTGATCGCTATAACCTTCTGAACGGAAGTTTCAGTAATGAGACTTCTCTTCCGGCAAACAACAATGTGATTAGAACCACGACGGTTGGAAACGACTACATACTGCTGGGAACAGCCAATCAAGGACTCTATCTGTACAATACCAAAAGCCGCCGCATCACGACTGACCAGGCGATTTTCGGAGAAAAGATTCTCAACAATCCCATCTTTCAGTCTGATGAAAGCGGAGGTGTATGGATTTCGAATTTCTCGGGGAATGCCTGGAGCATCAATGCTAAGGGAGAAAAAGAGGCAAAACTAAACCTGATGCCCACCTCCATCCTGCAACAGATTGACTATGAACGGTATCATTTTCTGGAAGACAGGCACGGTAACACCTGGATAACCACCTATGGCAACGGGCTGTTTTGTTACAACAAAACGACAGGAAAACTTACACATTTCCTGTACGATAAAAAGAACAGCAACACCATCTCATCCAACTACCTGTTAACCATCGCAATCGATAAAAATGAAAATATATGGGTGGGAACAAATCAAAAGGGGCTGAACAAGCTCTCTTTTGCCAACCGCAGCGTGCAGATAATTTATCCCGATGCTGAGACGACCGTCGAAAACGGCAATATGGTGCGGGCATTCCTGGAAGATAACGCCCGGAATATCTGGGTAGCCACAAAAGCAGGAAGCCTCTACCGGTACAACTCTGCATTATCTCAGAAAAAAGTCATCATTCAAAGTGGTGTAAATGTTTACGGAATGATGCAGGATAACTCCGGCTCCGTATGGCTGGCGACTAAGGGAAAAGGTGTCATCGAACTGAAACAGGGAAATCCGGCCAATGCCGTCACCTACAAACACTCAGCTAATGCAGAAAGTCTGAGCAATGACCAGGTATATTCCATCCTGAAAGACAGGAAGGGACGCCTTTGGGCTGCTACGCTGGGAAACGGTATCTGTGTAAAAATCGTCCCACAGGGTACAGAAGGGTTTCGTACGTTCTTTGCTACCGGAAATCTGATTCGCTTCACCCGCCACCTTATGCTTGACCGGCAGGGTGATATATGGGTGGCTACCAATGACGGAGTCCTGCGCTTCAATCCGGATGCACTAATTCGTAATCCGAAAGCTTACAAACATTACACCTTTGACCGCAAAGACAAAAACAGCCTGAGCAATCCGCAGGTACGCTTTATCTTCCAGGACTCGAAAGGCGGTATATGGCTTGCAACCGCCGGAGGAGGCGTAAATAAATTCATGGGGGAATCACCTGACAGAAACGGTTCTTTCAAAGTTTACAGCACCAACAAATGGATGGCAAATGACAACATCATGGCCATTCAGGAAGATCAGAGAGGAAGCCTCTGGATCAGTACAGAAAATGGAATCCATCGTTTGAATCCGCAAACCGGGCTTTTCCAAAACTATAACTTCTCGGACGATTTCTCTACAAACATCTTTTCCGAAGCAGCATGTCTCACCTGCCGTGACGGACGTATGCATTGGGGAAGCCTCGACGGATTCTACGCATTCTATCCCCAAAAGCTTCGTGAAAACGAACCGAAACAGAACAAAGTCACCCTTACCGGATTTTTCATCTACGACGAATACGCCAAAGTCGCTGAGCCCGGCGCTCCGTTGGAACAATCTGTCACCTATGCAAAAAAAGCGGTATTGAAAGCTGGCGACAAGGTCTTCCACATCGAATTTGCCAACCTGAACTTCAGGAAATCAAACGCCAACCAGTATATGTATATGCTGGAGAATTACGAAAAGCGGTGGAATATTGCCGGAAACTATAATGTAGCCACTTATCGCAACATACCTCCGGGCAAATACATCTTTAAGGTGAAAACCGCCAACAGCGAAGGAAACTGGGACGAACAGGTAACTACACTGGAGATTGTAATCAAGCCACCTTTCTGGTTGTCCACCTGGGCATTCATTCTCTATTTCCTGTTGGCCGGTGTGATAGGATATTTTACCTATAAAGTGGTGATAAAAATGCACCGGCTCAACAATGCCGTGAAACTGGAACGCCAGTTGACCGAGTATAAGCTGCACTTCTTCACCAACATCAGTCATGAATTCCGCACTCCGCTCACCCTCATCCGAAGCAGCGTGGATACCCTTAACGAATTGAGGAGTAAGATGGCAGAACCGATGCAACATCTCGTCG
Coding sequences:
- a CDS encoding two-component regulator propeller domain-containing protein, yielding MHPGRILRIILFICSFLHFALHAENQPTIERITSNEGLSHNTIRNIIQDKTGFIWLGTMNGVDRYDGNRFKSLKPEAGNINSLSSGKIMSLYQDSRGYIWVRTNTDIFQCYNPSLERFVPLFDNKVASSVNYSFLYEDKQKDIWLGSNDSGCIRVTFTDGKIISRKYSTSEKSQHLPSDNVLDIFGDSRHHTWILTGNGLVMLENGHTKVVRRNGLQLQYIKAFEQNNCVFFVTKNGKIDRYNLLNGSFSNETSLPANNNVIRTTTVGNDYILLGTANQGLYLYNTKSRRITTDQAIFGEKILNNPIFQSDESGGVWISNFSGNAWSINAKGEKEAKLNLMPTSILQQIDYERYHFLEDRHGNTWITTYGNGLFCYNKTTGKLTHFLYDKKNSNTISSNYLLTIAIDKNENIWVGTNQKGLNKLSFANRSVQIIYPDAETTVENGNMVRAFLEDNARNIWVATKAGSLYRYNSALSQKKVIIQSGVNVYGMMQDNSGSVWLATKGKGVIELKQGNPANAVTYKHSANAESLSNDQVYSILKDRKGRLWAATLGNGICVKIVPQGTEGFRTFFATGNLIRFTRHLMLDRQGDIWVATNDGVLRFNPDALIRNPKAYKHYTFDRKDKNSLSNPQVRFIFQDSKGGIWLATAGGGVNKFMGESPDRNGSFKVYSTNKWMANDNIMAIQEDQRGSLWISTENGIHRLNPQTGLFQNYNFSDDFSTNIFSEAACLTCRDGRMHWGSLDGFYAFYPQKLRENEPKQNKVTLTGFFIYDEYAKVAEPGAPLEQSVTYAKKAVLKAGDKVFHIEFANLNFRKSNANQYMYMLENYEKRWNIAGNYNVATYRNIPPGKYIFKVKTANSEGNWDEQVTTLEIVIKPPFWLSTWAFILYFLLAGVIGYFTYKVVIKMHRLNNAVKLERQLTEYKLHFFTNISHEFRTPLTLIRSSVDTLNELRSKMAEPMQHLVDGLDKNTTHLMRLIDQLLEFRKLQNNKQKLNLQRTDAITFLKEIFISFCDVAARMNIEYEFLPSESSIPIYLDKNKVDKIVFNLLSNAFKFTPRGGKITLTADSNPETQMLTISVADNGIGILKEKQHLLFSRFMQINFSASGTGIGLSLVNEFSRLHKGKAFFNENEGGGSIFTVELPLNEKLYDKEDFVIQQIRISKEDRKETVDLAEFIANEDDSLQNIVPNTPSAETKYKVLVIDDNDDIRNLLYDKLSPHFEVITAEDGNVGIKRSTEEDPDLILCDVMMPGMNGFELTRKLKENFETCHIPVILLTAYISDEYNSEGIEAGADAYITKPFSMNHLMLQINKLLEKREKLRKHFAGNTPTPENTKETFEIPDLDSQFLKRIELLVDQNMDNPNFSVDAFARKANLGRTLFYKKIKYLTGYSPNEFIRKRKMKKAAELLITKQYNVSEVACMVGIDDQFYFSKCFKAEFGCPPSRFPEDYKPEK